In the Pyrolobus fumarii 1A genome, one interval contains:
- a CDS encoding endo alpha-1,4 polygalactosaminidase, giving the protein MPATVQSGCRAPGCSRPSTLLLSAVTASMLLLLLALVAHAHAVVWYDRVDFWLLYGAENVTVAIVDPDYGPLGSPWEAWMLETLRERIKLVCAYINVGFAEEWRWYWERLVEEKPSWLTSVEYPEWPGEYFVAYWSSAAWKPGGWVDIITEYVRRVVRQGFNCILLDNVDVYNYWVSPEEYGLPLPRIENATRMMALLVQVVANYAHALNASVLINVGSGLELLENDTLVSLIDGVMREDVFVCNGEPCDPNETETVVELLERVASRGKLVIILDYVDDEADELLVLREAGKHGFEAIASYSLNLDELPPYIRGYYGVCKTSAVFAAAVRVRGASRLWLMPGGAASLHGEAMLPTCSGATIAYTLFNGTSYRVVMDGMMLDDSFSAVLASNDTLVYLNTSDSTLRVAGRDRILAKAYAYAPLRSVTCSSTTLILFMTNNSTLAIAAINSSSLRVLCLASNVYPGRYAAICTKDRIYILASDAREAKLYQAYKDNCTEIASGLPPAQPLPSIAKWSNAIAYTSTKGLALVNTRNTLLLPLHLDSMRSILASQLARYYTVTIIDGNVTIIDPPIQPPTPIHNTKPNYPTQAIITITLTAPILATLAIHATRATRNATNTA; this is encoded by the coding sequence GTGCCGGCCACCGTGCAGTCTGGCTGTAGGGCCCCCGGCTGCTCTAGACCCTCCACGCTTCTCCTCTCCGCAGTGACAGCCTCTATGCTCTTGTTGCTCTTGGCGTTGGTTGCACACGCGCACGCCGTGGTCTGGTACGATCGCGTCGACTTCTGGCTTCTCTATGGCGCCGAGAACGTTACCGTTGCCATCGTTGACCCGGATTATGGGCCTCTCGGGTCGCCCTGGGAGGCCTGGATGCTAGAGACTCTACGCGAGCGTATCAAGCTCGTATGCGCCTATATCAACGTCGGGTTTGCCGAGGAGTGGAGGTGGTACTGGGAGAGGCTGGTAGAGGAGAAGCCAAGCTGGCTGACTAGCGTCGAGTACCCCGAGTGGCCCGGAGAGTACTTCGTCGCGTACTGGTCTAGCGCCGCGTGGAAGCCAGGAGGCTGGGTTGACATCATAACCGAGTATGTGAGGCGCGTTGTTAGGCAGGGCTTCAACTGTATACTGTTGGATAACGTCGATGTCTACAACTACTGGGTTTCGCCCGAGGAGTATGGCCTCCCTCTGCCACGCATAGAGAACGCGACTAGGATGATGGCACTACTCGTACAAGTCGTCGCGAATTACGCTCATGCGTTGAACGCTAGTGTCTTGATAAACGTTGGTTCGGGTCTAGAGCTGCTCGAGAACGACACGTTAGTCTCGCTGATAGATGGAGTTATGCGCGAGGATGTGTTCGTGTGTAACGGTGAGCCCTGCGACCCGAACGAGACGGAGACCGTCGTGGAGCTTCTCGAGCGTGTCGCGAGTAGAGGGAAGCTGGTGATAATACTCGACTATGTCGACGACGAGGCTGACGAGTTGCTCGTGCTGCGTGAGGCTGGGAAGCACGGTTTCGAGGCCATAGCCTCGTACTCGCTCAACCTTGACGAGCTACCGCCCTACATACGAGGCTACTATGGCGTCTGCAAGACCAGCGCGGTCTTCGCGGCCGCCGTGAGAGTGAGAGGCGCGAGCAGGCTGTGGCTCATGCCCGGCGGCGCTGCAAGCCTGCACGGCGAGGCGATGCTACCCACGTGCAGCGGCGCAACCATTGCATACACGCTGTTCAACGGCACGTCCTACCGCGTCGTCATGGATGGCATGATGCTGGATGATTCTTTCTCCGCTGTACTCGCCAGCAACGATACACTAGTCTATCTGAACACGAGCGACTCTACACTACGCGTCGCAGGCCGGGACAGGATACTCGCTAAAGCCTACGCCTACGCACCACTCCGCAGCGTAACATGCAGCTCCACAACACTCATACTCTTCATGACGAACAACTCGACACTCGCAATAGCCGCGATCAACTCGTCAAGTCTGAGAGTACTGTGCCTCGCGAGCAACGTCTACCCCGGGAGATACGCCGCAATATGCACCAAGGACCGTATCTACATCCTCGCCTCGGACGCTAGAGAAGCCAAACTCTACCAGGCCTACAAAGACAACTGCACCGAGATCGCCAGCGGCCTGCCGCCAGCACAGCCACTCCCAAGCATCGCAAAGTGGAGCAACGCGATCGCCTACACTAGCACCAAGGGCCTGGCACTCGTGAACACCCGCAACACCCTACTGCTACCGCTACACCTCGACTCCATGAGGAGCATACTGGCAAGCCAACTGGCACGCTACTATACGGTCACAATAATAGACGGAAACGTGACCATAATAGACCCGCCCATACAGCCCCCCACGCCCATCCACAACACAAAGCCGAACTACCCCACACAAGCCATAATCACAATAACACTAACAGCGCCGATACTCGCCACACTCGCCATACACGCCACGCGAGCAACTCGAAACGCCACGAACACAGCCTAA
- the prf1 gene encoding peptide chain release factor aRF-1: protein MKQIIRELKKWKAPATVLLSLYIPPGRPVSDVMSLLRQEYSITDNIKLKRTRDAVQRALASAMERLSKVTKVPENGLVIFCGEDMNTGDFICLMFSPPEPVPVFFYRTDKWFHTEFLEEMLEHETAYGLIIVERDQATIGLLKGTRIQVLEELEGFVPGKHHKGGQSQRRFDRLIEQAVDEFFKEVAEAAAKHFLPLIEKGILKAIIVGGPGYAKKDFVESGYLDYRIRQKIVGQLFDVAYQGEAGLRELVMKAENVIKEQQYIDLVKALEEFKYHLAKDDGLAVYGEKEVKNALQMGALKFLLVDENREDADAWAEEAKKYGTKVYFLPDDFPEAEWVKKTFGGLVGVLRYKLNWY, encoded by the coding sequence TTGAAACAGATCATTAGAGAGTTGAAGAAGTGGAAGGCGCCAGCGACGGTACTCCTCAGCCTGTACATCCCGCCCGGCAGGCCCGTGAGCGACGTGATGTCGCTACTGCGCCAGGAGTACTCTATCACGGATAACATCAAGTTGAAGAGGACACGTGACGCAGTTCAGCGCGCACTAGCATCCGCCATGGAGAGACTGTCGAAGGTAACGAAGGTGCCAGAGAACGGTCTTGTCATCTTCTGCGGCGAGGATATGAATACCGGCGACTTCATCTGCCTTATGTTCTCGCCGCCGGAGCCAGTGCCAGTCTTCTTCTACCGTACCGACAAGTGGTTCCACACCGAGTTCCTCGAGGAGATGCTCGAGCACGAGACAGCCTATGGCCTCATTATAGTAGAGAGAGACCAGGCTACAATCGGCCTCCTGAAGGGCACTAGGATCCAGGTGCTGGAGGAGCTTGAGGGCTTCGTGCCAGGCAAGCACCACAAGGGCGGACAGAGCCAGAGGCGTTTCGATAGGCTGATCGAGCAGGCTGTAGACGAGTTCTTCAAGGAGGTGGCTGAGGCAGCAGCCAAACACTTCCTGCCGTTGATAGAGAAGGGTATACTCAAGGCGATTATCGTCGGCGGGCCGGGCTACGCCAAGAAGGACTTTGTCGAGAGCGGTTACCTCGACTACAGGATACGCCAGAAGATAGTAGGGCAGCTCTTCGATGTGGCGTATCAGGGTGAGGCTGGGCTCCGCGAGCTCGTGATGAAGGCAGAGAATGTGATCAAAGAGCAGCAGTACATCGACCTCGTGAAGGCCCTCGAGGAGTTCAAGTACCACCTGGCGAAGGATGACGGCCTTGCGGTTTACGGCGAGAAGGAGGTTAAGAACGCGCTTCAGATGGGCGCTCTCAAGTTCCTGCTGGTCGACGAGAATAGGGAGGATGCCGATGCGTGGGCAGAGGAGGCTAAGAAGTACGGCACCAAGGTCTACTTCCTACCCGACGACTTCCCCGAGGCAGAGTGGGTCAAGAAGACGTTCGGCGGTCTCGTGGGCGTCCTACGCTACAAGCTGAACTGGTACTAG
- a CDS encoding SAM-dependent methyltransferase — MISWLCLYASVPRGVRFWGLREPNWAMKSSPITDPAFKPLPRRDALGPRGVKPLIVIEHCEDHLSRWVLYEYEDVVRLAGRERVVFTNVSRSEWCEKLSRLARCYRESVAELRGVLWSSPERVIILDPSADKLLEPRDTRDAEVVVVGGILGDHPPRGRTRRCITERISGARARSLGPHQLSIDGAVYVYLRVEDGLTPSQVPLVVNPKLQLETLPGIEVEVELPFAYPLVDGKPLIPEGVLRLLKSGLPYYEAMRM; from the coding sequence TTGATAAGCTGGCTGTGCCTATACGCCTCTGTGCCACGGGGGGTGAGGTTCTGGGGGCTCCGCGAGCCCAACTGGGCGATGAAGAGTAGTCCCATCACCGACCCCGCGTTTAAACCCCTCCCGCGGCGCGATGCTCTAGGGCCTCGAGGCGTGAAACCCCTCATAGTTATCGAGCACTGTGAGGACCACTTGTCGAGGTGGGTTCTCTACGAGTACGAGGATGTCGTTAGGCTTGCTGGACGCGAGCGCGTCGTGTTCACGAACGTCTCGAGGAGCGAGTGGTGCGAGAAACTCTCACGACTAGCGAGGTGTTACAGGGAGAGTGTGGCGGAGCTTCGCGGTGTCCTCTGGTCTAGCCCCGAGCGTGTCATAATACTCGACCCGTCTGCGGACAAGCTCCTAGAGCCCCGTGACACGCGTGACGCAGAGGTGGTTGTTGTCGGTGGCATTCTCGGTGACCATCCGCCGCGCGGCAGGACGAGAAGGTGTATCACCGAGAGGATTAGCGGCGCGAGAGCGAGGAGTCTGGGGCCACACCAGCTGAGCATAGACGGGGCGGTCTACGTCTACCTGCGCGTCGAGGATGGACTTACACCGAGTCAAGTGCCCCTGGTTGTGAATCCCAAACTGCAGCTAGAGACGCTGCCGGGCATAGAGGTTGAGGTCGAGCTTCCCTTCGCGTACCCGCTGGTCGACGGCAAGCCGCTCATACCAGAGGGGGTGCTCCGCCTCCTGAAGAGCGGCCTACCATACTATGAGGCTATGCGCATGTAG